The window TTGAACATTGACAGGAAAACAGTGAGAAGAGCAAGGGACGGAACACTTGAAGACCTTCCCGGAAACCCAAGAAAGTCTGGGATAAAATAGATTAGGATGCACAACGTCAGGACGGAGATAGAGATCAGGTTCGATAACGATTCTGCGTTCTGCAGTGGAAGCAAGAAGAAACTTGAAGAGTGGAACCGAGAATTTGGGAGGTTTGGTTGTAGGCTTTCTCCCATACCTCCCGGTGCCAAGTATCTGCAGGGGATTGTTGAAAACACTCACAGAAGGGACGATGAAGAGTTTCTTATTCCTTTTGTTGAGAGAGCT of the Desulfurobacteriaceae bacterium genome contains:
- a CDS encoding helix-turn-helix domain-containing protein → MSLENPARARELVRKVLEQNKENVSKTAKVLNIDRKTVRRARDGTLEDLPGNPRKSGIK